The following coding sequences are from one Schizosaccharomyces osmophilus chromosome 1, complete sequence window:
- a CDS encoding SPBC21B10.02-like, conserved protein has protein sequence MSDEAYNQFLNAANAPVPSPPPKSPSEVPSQWMKSTDNIPSSAPLSALSEQVKGHYYTSESDELFHPIYLEKIPSEFESIDKKEFDPRNEYSGIMKAVQDCCSSNTVQIFSYQDTASTVIYYILSKLNNGHWCGLTTMEVST, from the coding sequence ATGTCAGATGAGGCTTATAATCAATTCTTGAATGCTGCAAATGCCCCAGTTCCTTCTCCTCCTCCCAAAAGCCCTAGTGAAGTTCCTTCTCAATGGATGAAAAGCACTGACAACATTCCTAGTTCAGCTCCATTAAGCGCTTTGTCAGAACAAGTAAAGGGTCACTACTATACTAGTGAGTCAGATGAACTCTTTCATCCTATCTATCTAGAGAAGATTCCCTCAGAGTTCGAAAGCATCGATAAAAAAGAGTTTGATCCTCGTAATGAATACAGTGGCATCATGAAAGCGGTTCAAGACTGCTGCAGCTCAAATACGGTACAAATTTTCAGTTACCAGGATACAGCGTCTAcagttatttattatatatTAAGTAAGCTGAACAATGGCCATTGGTGCGGCCTTACAACCATGGAAGTCTCCACTTAA
- the rpc10 gene encoding DNA-directed RNA polymerase I, II and III subunit Rpc10 — MNGAFGPSAGGAAFNPPRPVTMIYLCADCGAKNTIQAKEVIRCRECGHRVMYKMRTKRMVQFEAR, encoded by the exons ATGAACGGTGCTTTTGGTCCTTCTGCCGGTGGAGCCGCTTTCAATCCACCTAGGCCAGTAACAATGATTTATCTTTGTGCAG ACTGCGGTGCAAAAAACACCATTCAAGCGAAAGAGGTAATCCGTTGTCGTGAATGCGGCCACCGTGTCATGTACAAAATGAGAACCAAGAGAATGGTGCAGTTTGAAGCCCGTTAA
- the pmt1 gene encoding tRNA (cytosine-5-)-methyltransferase Pmt1: MEKGTQFIRVLELYSGIGGMHYALKASNISFEVVCAIDINPLANTLYNHNFGNRAKHIDITKLDAADLDEYKCDLWTMSPSCQPFTRIGKQQDVQDPRSHAFLHLLNELPKLSSPPEYILIENVQGFEHSLTAHSCREVLKRVGYNFIEGIVTPKELNIPNSRCRWYGLARKDSSVSWNFDDIRKTSFKDGYKNEGLKCLNDFLENQVSLESYFLADKLMFRYGHQLDIVKPTSTNCCCFTRGYAQLVQGSGSVIQTSDHENIADQFEKDRMSLRLRYFTAREIARIMGFPESFQWKELGISEKSMYRLLGNSINVNVVSRLLSYLLNNHTSG, translated from the exons ATGGAAAAAGGGACACAATTTATACGAGTTTTGGAGTTGTATTCTGGAATTGGGGGTATGCATTATGCATTAAAGGCATCAAACATATCGTTCGAAGTAGTCTGTGCGATTGATATCAATCCCCTTGCGAATACGTTGTATAATCACAATTTCGGAAATCGAGCTAAACAT ATAGACATTACTAAGCTCGATGCGGCTGATTTAGATGAGTACAAGTGTGATTTATGGACTATGAGTCCGAGTTGTCAGCCGTTTACACGCATTGGAAAACAGCAGGATGTGCAAGATCCAAGATCTCACGCGTTTCTTCATTTACTAAATGAACTTCCGAAATTAAGTAGTCCACCGGAGTACATTTTGATTGAAAATGTTCAAGGATTCGAACATAGTTTAACTGCTCACAGCTGTCGCGAAGTACTAAAAAGGGTGGGTTATAACTTTATAGAAGGAATTGTAACGCCAAAGGAACTTAACATTCCCAATTCTCGTTGTCGATGGTATGGTCTGGCCAGGAAAGATTCATCAGTAAGCTGGAACTTTGACGATATCAGAAAGACTTCATTCAAAGACGGTTACAAAAATGAGGGATTGAAATGCttaaatgattttttggaaaatcaAGTTAGCCTTGAATCGTACTTTCTTGCTGATAAACTTATGTTTCGTTATGGGCATCAACTAGATATAGTAAAACCAACGAGCACTAATTGTTGTTGTTTTACTAGAGGTTATGCGCAATTAGTACAAGGATCCGGATCAGTTATACAAACCTCGGATCATGAAAATATAGCAGACcaatttgaaaaggacAGGATGTCTTTGAGACTTCGATACTTTACTGCAAGGGAAATTGCAAGGATTATGGGGTTTCCGGAATCATTTCAGTGGAAGGAATTAGGAATTTCGGAAAAAAGCATGTATCGTTTACTAGGAAATAGCATCAATGTAAATGTTGTTTCACGACTTCTCTCATATCTGCTAAATAACCATACCAGCGGATAG
- the ath1 gene encoding ataxin-2-like protein, producing the protein MEQTPQRNVGPLKTEATKRWSAVAAKGSKASQSASNSERIYTETKKAVPEASVKDNTKDSSNVNSTSSTSNKRFTNTSNPRRVNNASRTSSANNKSWKTDAAISSHRGSTEHRERELLPWRPDPQDASASLMSLEESVDRTGGGEWDQFAANEELFGVQSQFDEEQYTSTINRSHPKYKERAQEADRIAKEIESSTTDNVHLAEERGRKTDDSGLDEEDLYSGVQRSSQLGKPNNRGPPSRENYSQGKDRDNRPRNAGPRNGLLPNDPAIVSQRHMAFSRGGDSRAAEKFFNARRKMGTLSKGEKEGQIKEFMQFSKSLNLGGFGSKGDSAKGNKDASKEKQKPFESAGETTKVDVSENITKQKEEVPSKDVPSLEKKDKEPTLVDELNKEEKTQEIKEEEAKPQTSLESNNAQEKPVNKEPSKPLKLNAKAASFKPNVGAPVFTPGKFVLPPKPAASQSMTSRKSSSTEAGMTSNAGTPGDNKERPFFPNGGSRAESSVMENFNVIKTAAGQEQIGETLEKPFSCPPTWASGPNDVQHIVSNQKVEIDASQGKRNSATGAQVPGLVLPNGPMSPAMPAFTPGVPYVPFGYQVPGYPPYMRAPSQQPSVAASPNATPTSGNSSAVASPMFMAPPVMPPYGVPPFQAQGNSPRGVAPATYYVPQMGGMGGMPMMPYPVNGVPPMYGQYAMNNGMMNMRYPAYTDFRRSSSQRSFNPSRGNRHQNNGYKNDNYTNNHNNSNDGNNATDQSQDSNAAAASNSQVPESSEVVEPAPTAETSDEKTS; encoded by the coding sequence ATGGAACAGACCCCACAACGAAACGTTGGTCCTTTAAAGACTGAAGCAACGAAACGATGGTCAGCAGTTGCAGCTAAAGGAAGCAAAGCATCTCAATCGGCAAGCAATAGCGAACGTATTTACActgaaacgaaaaaggcAGTGCCAGAAGCAAGTGTTAAAGATAATACGAAAGACAGCAGTAATGTAAACTCGACGTCTTCGACGTCGAACAAACGATTCACAAATACTTCCAACCCGAGACGTGTGAATAATGCGTCTAGGACTTCTTCGGCAAACAATAAGTCATGGAAAACCGATGCAGCGATTTCTTCTCACAGGGGCTCCACTGAACATCGGGAGCGTGAATTATTGCCTTGGAGGCCTGACCCTCAGGATGCGAGCGCCTCTTTGATGAGTTTGGAAGAGTCTGTGGACCGAACAGGCGGCGGTGAATGGGATCAATTTGCCGCTAATGAAGAACTTTTTGGTGTTCAATCTCAATTTGATGAGGAACAATACACTTCAACTATTAATCGAAGTCACCCCAAATACAAGGAACGTGCCCAAGAAGCTGATCGtattgcaaaagaaattgaatcCTCCACTACCGATAATGTTCATCTCGCTGAAGAACGAGGCCGCAAGACCGATGATAGTGGacttgatgaagaagaccTTTACTCGGGTGTTCAACGCTCATCTCAACTGGGAAAACCCAATAACAGGGGCCCTCCATCAAGAGAAAATTATTCCCAAGGAAAAGATCGAGACAATCGTCCTCGAAATGCTGGCCCTCGCAATGGCTTACTGCCTAATGACCCTGCCATTGTATCCCAGCGACACATGGCGTTTTCTCGCGGCGGTGACTCCCGTGCCGCTGAAAAATTCTTCAACGCCCGTCGCAAGATGGGTACGTTATCtaaaggagaaaaagaaggtcaaataaaagaattcatgCAATTCAGTAAATCTTTGAATCTAGGTGGATTTGGAAGCAAAGGGGATTCTGCTAAGGGAAACAAAGatgcttccaaagaaaaacaaaagccaTTTGAGTCCGCTGGCGAGACTACAAAGGTTGATGTTTCAGAAAATATTaccaaacaaaaggaagaagttCCATCTAAGGATGTACCatctttagaaaagaaagataaaGAGCCTACTCTTGTCGATGAATTAAACAAGGAGGAAAAGACTCAAGaaataaaggaagaagaagccaaGCCACAGACCTCCTTGGAGTCTAACAACGCACAAGAGAAACCTGTAAATAAGGAACCATCGAAGCCGTTGAAATTGAATGCTAAGGCTGCATCCTTCAAACCTAATGTTGGTGCCCCCGTGTTTACTCCCGGTAAGTTTGTTCTTCCCCCAAAGCCAGCTGCTTCTCAATCTATGACTTCACGAAAGTCCTCCAGTACAGAAGCAGGAATGACTTCAAATGCTGGAACTCCAGGTGATAATAAGGAGCGTCCCTTCTTCCCTAACGGAGGTTCTCGAGCAGAATCATCCGTCATGGAAAATTTTAATGTCATTAAGACCGCTGCTGGACAAGAACAAATTGGAGAAACATTAGAGAAACCATTTTCTTGTCCCCCTACTTGGGCTTCTGGCCCCAACGATGTGCAGCATATTGTTTCCAACCAGAAAGTAGAAATTGATGCAAGCCAAGGAAAGCGCAATTCGGCAACAGGTGCCCAAGTTCCTGGTTTAGTTCTTCCTAATGGCCCCATGTCGCCAGCAATGCCTGCTTTCACTCCCGGTGTTCCTTACGTTCCTTTTGGTTATCAAGTACCGGGATATCCTCCTTACATGCGTGCTCCTAGCCAACAACCGTCGGTCGCTGCCTCACCAAACGCTACACCTACTTCAGGAAATTCTAGTGCGGTAGCTTCGCCCATGTTTATGGCACCCCCAGTTATGCCACCTTACGGAGTCCCTCCCTTCCAAGCGCAGGGCAATAGCCCCAGGGGAGTGGCACCTGCTACTTACTATGTACCTCAGATGGGAGGAATGGGAGGAATGCCCATGATGCCATATCCTGTTAATGGTGTGCCTCCTATGTATGGACAGTATGCTATGAACAATGGAATGATGAACATGCGTTATCCTGCGTATACGGATTTTAGACGAAGCAGTTCCCAAAGATCGTTCAACCCTTCTAGGGGAAATCGTCATCAAAATAATGGATACAAAAATGACAACTACACAAACAACCACAACAATAGTAATGATGGTAATAATGCTACTGATCAGAGTCAGGATTCGAATGCAGCAGCTGCTTCCAATTCCCAAGTTCCGGAATCTTCTGAAGTTGTTGAACCTGCACCAACCGCAGAGACTTCCGATGAGAAGACATCTTGA
- a CDS encoding Schizosaccharomyces specific protein, with protein sequence MAITFKQQMFSIFGIFIVGGPVSFILLKNHLYEKRRAYFKLQREREAQNKKEAN encoded by the exons ATGGCTATTACTTTTAAGCAACAGATGTTCTctatttttggaattttcaTCGTTG GTGGCCCCGTTTCGTTCATCTTACTAAAGAATCATCTATACGAAAAGCGAAGGGCATATTTCAAGCTGCAAAGGGAAAGAGAAgctcaaaacaaaaaagaagccaaTTGA
- the ubp11 gene encoding mitochondrial outer membrane anchored ubiquitin C-terminal hydrolase Ubp11: MSVVNPLSARRSKEYNRIFKGAAVLTTFAALYIVTSSNGSTTVKAKSSIKGLYNSSGNDCFLNSVLQALASQSSLTQFLQLRASSSTLYAALLEFLKNLNSGSSKPTSANSFLNILEKITNKVILRSLQQDAHEFLQYLLEIIESQDSSLPSPSSPPSSVRILGFPAQLPFIGFILQTVQCSFCSAKTSTNFKNTILQLSFPYAHNASSVSLSQLFASNAFEQVDDFKCDACYPHTKKTTSCYRMVQWKRPPTLLQIQLERSCYTPLGLSRNNTAVHYEKSFVLQNRYRYHLRSVITHHGGANSGHYICYRKKDNCWWSANDTIISKCTIEKVLDQHRLAFMLFYEMESPSELD, encoded by the coding sequence ATGTCCGTCGTCAATCCCTTGTCCGCGCGTCGTTCGAAAGAATACAATCGCATCTTCAAGGGTGCCGCGGTCTTGACCACCTTTGCCGCTTTATACATCGTCACGTCTTCCAACGGTTCTACCACCGTCAAGGCAAAATCTTCCATCAAAGGTCTTTACAATTCCTCGGGCAACGATTGCTTCTTAAACAGTGTTCTTCAAGCTCTCGCCAGTCAATCTTCCTTGACCCAATTCCTTCAGCTTCGTGCTTCCTCTTCCACCTTGTATGCAGCCCTTCTTGAATTCCTCAAAAATCTCAATTCCGGTAGCTCGAAACCCACCTCTGCGAATTCTTTCCTCAATATTTTGGagaaaattacaaataAAGTCATCTTGCGCTCGTTACAGCAAGACGCCCATGAATTTTTACAATACCTTTTGGAAATCATCGAGTCCCAAGATTCTTCGTTGCCCTCTCCTTCCTCTCCTCCCTCCTCTGTCCGTATCCTCGGGTTTCCAGCCCAGCTTCCTTTCATCGGATTCATCCTTCAAACCGTTCAGTGCTCTTTTTGTTCCGCTAAAACTTCCACAAACTTTAAAAATACCATCTTGCAATTGAGCTTTCCCTATGCCCATAATGCTTCTTCCGTTTCTTTATCCCAGCTTTTTGCTTCGAATGCATTCGAGCAAGTCGATGATTTCAAATGTGATGCTTGCTATCCCCATACCAAGAAAACCACCTCTTGTTACCGTATGGTCCAATGGAAGCGTCCTCCTACCCTGCTTCAAATTCAACTAGAGCGGTCTTGTTACACTCCCTTAGGTCTTTCCCGAAACAACACCGCTGTTCATTACGAAAAGTCTTTTGTACTCCAAAATCGTTACCGTTACCATCTCCGCTCCGTCATCACCCATCACGGCGGTGCAAATTCAGGTCATTACATTTGTTATCGCAAAAAGGACAATTGTTGGTGGAGTGCCAACGATACCATCATATCTAAATGCACTATcgaaaaagttttggatCAGCATCGACTGGCTTTTATGCTATTTTACGAAATGGAGTCCCCTTCTGAATTGGATTAA
- the cdc28 gene encoding ATP-dependent RNA helicase Cdc28 — MSLEQYVSDQAVALLGMSEPSVVEYIIAEASHSHSSQELFRKLVGFGMEEADSKVHEFAHSLYSRIPKNKGKTSDDAYNYRKKRQREILQMENQNAKYELLLEPQQAERSSRLPPSDSKKRKERRKEHKRDILRRKHDDDEWQSDEYEEEEEISNTATNQEEKLSEKKQSPEANFTIKNNEEDERMHDLREREEFEERLRQRDLTTSTRDLVEDYSSKLSSEEVALRNLADDPDSRERLAAELRKKSRQHYLKPRAQQQLELLGREIQDEELLFADEQLTKREIFELEKKKELLRIAEERMNLNAQAAEYRMPEDYFTEQGKLDRRRKEAVLHQRYTDANDERQPATPFGAAEQAQWESQQISKALVYEDNMKAPTQEKQFDYVFDDSQKIDFLLESNMPGKSESGAEASAPVLSPAEIKAISMEESRKSLPVYKFKDDLLKAIEAYQVLLVVAETGSGKTTQLPQFLHDAGYTKNNKKICCTQPRRVAAMSVAARVANEMDVRLGQEVGYTIRFENNTSEKTVIKYLTDGMLLREFLTEPDLASYSVIIIDEAHERTLHTDILFGLVKDIARFRPDLKVLVSSATIDAAKFSSYFDEAPVFYIPGRRFPVDIYYTPQPEANYIQAAITTILQIHTTQQAGDILVFLTGQDEIEIMSENIQELCKILGKRIPEIILCPIYANLPSELQAKIFEPTPSGARKVVLATNIAETSITIDGVNYVIDSGFVKQNVYNPRTGMESLVSVPCSRASADQRAGRAGRVGPGKCFRLYTRWTYNNELDMVTSPEIQRTNLTNIVLLLKSLGINNLLDFDFMDSPPPETLMRSLELLYALGALNNRGELTKLGRQMAEFPTDPMLSKSLISSANYGCVEEVLSIIAMLGESASLFYRPKDRIMEADKSRMNFVQPGGDHLTLLRIWNEWVDTDFSYQWSRENFLQYKSLCRARDVRDQLANLCSRVEIELTSNSADSLMPIQKAITAGYFSNAARLDRTGDSYRTVKSNQTVYVHPSSTMVEKKPKIIIYYELVLTSKEYCRQVMQIQPEWLLEISPHYFKPENIEEMYKSKKRR, encoded by the coding sequence atGTCTTTAGAACAATATGTTTCGGATCAAGCAGTTGCACTTTTAGGGATGTCAGAACCTTCAGTTGTAGAGTATATAATTGCTGAAGCTTCTCATTCACATAGCTCTCAGGAGCTGTTTCGGAAATTAGTGGGATTTGGCATGGAGGAAGCTGATTCCAAAGTGCATGAGTTTGCTCATTCTCTGTATTCTAGGataccaaaaaataaaggaaagacATCAGACGACGCATACaattacagaaaaaagcgACAGAGAGAGATTCTGCAAATGGAGAATCAGAATGCAAAGTACGAACTGCTATTAGAGCCTCAACAAGCAGAGCGGTCGAGCAGGTTACCGCCTTCGGACTCGAAGAAGCGTAAGGAAAGACGCAAGGAGCATAAACGGGATATATTAAGACGCAAGCATGATGATGACGAATGGCAAAGTGATGAGtatgaagaggaagaagaaatctcGAATACTGCAACCAACCAGGAGGAGAAGCTATctgaaaaaaagcaatcacCTGAAGCTAATTTTACtatcaaaaataatgagGAAGATGAACGAATGCATGACTTGAGAGAGAGAGAAGAGTTTGAGGAGCGATTAAGGCAAAGAGACTTGACGACTTCAACTCGAGATTTAGTTGAAGATTACTCTTCAAAGCTCTCTTCGGAAGAAGTTGCTTTAAGAAACCTTGCGGATGATCCAGACTCTCGAGAACGACTGGCTGCGGAACTACGTAAAAAGTCTCGCCAGCACTATTTGAAGCCAAGAGCACAACAGCAGTTGGAGCTTTTGGGAAGAGAGATTCAAGATGAAGAACTTTTATTTGCTGATGAACAATTAACAAAACGAGAAATCTTTGagttggaaaagaaaaaggagcTATTAAGGATTGCTGAAGAGCGCATGAACTTGAATGCGCAAGCTGCCGAATATCGGATGCCCGAAGATTACTTCACTGAACAAGGGAAATTAGATAGAAGGCGAAAAGAGGCTGTCTTGCACCAACGCTACACGGATGCTAACGACGAGCGTCAGCCTGCTACCCCCTTTGGTGCTGCCGAACAAGCCCAATGGGAGTCTCAACAAATCTCAAAAGCTCTCGTATATGAAGATAATATGAAAGCTCCCActcaagaaaaacaatttgaTTATGTTTTTGACGATTCACAAAAGATCGACTTTCTTTTAGAGTCCAACATGCCTGGTAAATCTGAGTCAGGCGCCGAAGCATCTGCACCTGTACTTTCACCAGCCGAAATAAAGGCGATTTCAATGGAGGAGTCCAGAAAATCTTTGCCTGTTTACAAATTCAAGGATGATTTGCTAAAGGCAATCGAAGCTTACCAAGTTTTGTTGGTAGTAGCAGAGACAGGTTCAGGAAAGACTACCCAGTTGCCGCAGTTTCTACATGATGCCGGatataccaaaaacaacaagaaaatttgCTGTACGCAGCCACGTCGCGTAGCCGCTATGTCTGTTGCTGCTCGTGTAGCTAATGAAATGGATGTTCGATTGGGCCAAGAAGTTGGATATACCATTCgttttgaaaataacaCTTCTGAAAAAACGGTAATAAAGTATTTGACTGATGGAATGCTTTTACGAGAGTTTCTGACTGAGCCAGATCTTGCTAGTTACTCAGTTATAATTATAGATGAAGCACATGAAAGAACACTTCACACTGATATCCTATTTGGTCTCGTGAAGGATATTGCTCGATTTCGCCCTGATCTAAAAGTCCTGGTTTCTAGTGCTACTATTGATGCAGCCAAGTTTTCTTCCTATTTTGATGAGGCGCCTGTCTTTTATATTCCTGGTCGGCGGTTTCCTGTTGATATTTATTATACCCCTCAGCCAGAGGCAAACTATATACAAGCAGCTATAACTACAATTTTGCAGATTCATACAACTCAACAGGCCGGCGATATATTAGTCTTTTTGACTGGTCAAgatgaaatagaaattatGTCTGAAAACATTCAAGAACTGTGTAAGATTTTAGGGAAGAGAATCCCTGAAATCATTCTTTGCCCAATTTACGCTAATTTACCCTCGGAGTTGCAAGCGAAAATATTTGAGCCTACACCGTCTGGTGCACGGAAGGTTGTTTTGGCTACAAATATTGCAGAAACTTCTATTACTATTGATGGAGTGAATTATGTAATCGATTCCGGATTCGTTAAGCAAAATGTGTATAATCCGAGAACAGGAATGGAAAGCTTAGTTTCTGTTCCCTGCTCTCGTGCATCTGCTGATCAGCGTGCTGGACGTGCTGGTCGAGTTGGACCCGGTAAATGTTTTCGTCTTTATACTCGCTGGACTTACAACAATGAGCTTGATATGGTCACGTCTCCGGAAATCCAAAGAACTAATTTAACCAATATTGTATTACTTTTAAAGTCATTGGGAATCAATAATTTATTggattttgattttatgGATTCACCACCTCCAGAAACATTGATGCGATCATTGGAGCTTTTATATGCACTCGGAGCTCTAAATAATCGAGGCGAACTCACAAAGCTGGGAAGACAAATGGCAGAATTTCCTACGGACCCAATGCTTTCTAAATCGTTGATATCATCCGCTAATTATGGATGTGTTGAAGAAGTCCTTTCTATAATAGCTATGTTGGGTGAATCTGCTTCGTTATTTTATCGACCAAAAGATCGTATCATGGAGGCTGACAAATCTAGAATGAACTTTGTACAACCAGGTGGTGATCACTTAACTTTGCTTCGTATATGGAATGAATGGGTAGATACAGATTTTTCCTATCAGTGGTCACGAGAAAACTTTCTACAGTATAAAAGTTTATGCAGAGCTCGTGATGTGCGAGATCAGCTCGCAAACCTCTGCAGTCGTGttgaaattgaattgaCTAGTAATTCTGCAGACTCACTGATGCCAATTCAAAAGGCGATAACCGCTGGATATTTCTCTAATGCAGCACGATTAGATCGTACAGGTGATTCATATAGAACTGTTAAAAGCAACCAAACGGTATATGTTCATCCAAGTTCTACTATGgttgaaaagaaaccgaaaattattatttattatgaaCTTGTCTTGACGAGTAAAGAGTACTGTCGACAAGTTATGCAGATCCAGCCAGAGTGGTTATTGGAAATTAGTCCTCATTATTTCAAGCCTGAGAATATCGAGGAAATgtacaaaagcaaaaaaagaagatga